TTGGCAAATGCCGCCAGACACCTGCTAACTTTTGTTTGCATGTATGGGGATGCGTCATGAGCACCCCGGTGCCGACCGGGGACGAGTTGCTGAAGGTGATGGCCACCCTGGCCAATCCGCACCGGCTGCGCGTCCTCGCGGCGCTGGCGGGAGAGCCCGACTACGTGAGTCGGCTCGCCCGCGAGCTGGGCATCAGCCGTCCCCTCCTGCAGGTCCACCTGCGCAAGCTGGAGGCGGCGGGGCTGGTGACGAGCCGGTCGGAACTTTCGGAGGACGGCAAGACGATGAAGTTCTACGAGGTGAAACCGTTCGCCATCGAGCTGACCCCACAGGCCATCCAGGCCGCGGTGAGCACGCTGACCGTGCCCGGGGCCGACGCGGAGGGATCGGAGTGATGGACGGACACAGCCTGGCGGAGGTGGTCGGCGCTCTCGGCATCTTCGCCTTCGTCACCACGGTGATCACGGTGATCGTCGTTCAGGTCGGCGCGACGGTCCGGGCCCGTGCGGCACTTGCCCGCGAGGACGAATACCGCAGGCTCGCCTCAAGCGGCGCGGACACGCAGCGGGACATCGAGCGGCAACTCGGTGAGATCTGCGAGCGGCTGACCAGGATCGAGAAGATC
Above is a genomic segment from Streptosporangium album containing:
- a CDS encoding ArsR/SmtB family transcription factor, whose product is MSTPVPTGDELLKVMATLANPHRLRVLAALAGEPDYVSRLARELGISRPLLQVHLRKLEAAGLVTSRSELSEDGKTMKFYEVKPFAIELTPQAIQAAVSTLTVPGADAEGSE